Sequence from the Thermocoleostomius sinensis A174 genome:
CCGTTTTCTCAGAATCAAGCGATGTCAGGGAAGCCGCATCTTCTAATGACAATGGAACAGACAACGCTGCATACAGTCGCGTTAGGATCTCTCGCTCATCGGGATCAATTAGATAACAATCGTAGGGATTTGCAGGATGTTGAAAGATGGAACGAGTCAGTTGAACGCGGGCATCGCGGATGGTATCGGCACAGTGAGGATACGCTGCCATCAAATCGTCCCAATCCTGGGAGTGAATTTGGTGGGTTAACTGCTGCCGAGTCCATGTTTCTAGATCATCGGCTCCATCGATAATAGTTGGAATATGGTCAGGAAACCGTCCTGCCTGGGTGAGCCGATCGAACAACCAAGCTTGGGGTGTTGTCAATAGCAGCCCTTCAAAATCATCACACCAGCGATCGCCTGTCCGAATAGCTTTATGATCCGGAATCCACTGGCGCAAACGGGGGATTTCGACCATCAACAGGCGCTGCTGCACGGCGGCGGTTGTCACCAAAATCACTGATCCCTGCCAAATTAACAGCGGCATTAAGTAACTCAAGCGATAACGCCCGTGATAGCCCGAAGGAGCACCTGCTTGCAGCAATGCACTCCGCCCCAAGCGCAGTGCACGAGCAACTAGGCGCGCCATTGTCAGATGATGGTGCCAATAGGGTTCGCCCTGCTCTCGTAGGAAAGCCCGGAGTTGTTGATGAACTTCTACCTCAATCACAAGCGTTGTCTCGATTACTGAGCAGTGAATGTCTGAAGGACTCAATGAACTTCATTGTGACACAAACGCTTATAGGACTTAGTGAAGTTGGAGATCAGTTCGAGATCAAAAGTTGGAGGTCAGAGATTCAAACACAGTATTAAGACTTAGCCACTCAAGGCGAAAGGTCTGAACAGGTCTGACATGCCAAGGAAGTGTTCAGATCGATGGGTGCCAGAGTGAGCGTTTTCCTGTATAGTATTGCTTCCGATAGATGGCAGCGAACGGCAGCATCAAGCCCAAAAGATTCATGAAGATTGGGGTGATTGGACTCGGACTGATTGGCGGTTCATTGGCGATCGATTTGCGGGCACTGGGTCATACCATTTTGGGAGTGAGCCGACGCTCGGAAACCTGTGCTCAAGCCGTAGCTCAACAGATTGTGGACAAGGCTAGTCCTGATCTAGCTCTAATGAAGGCGGCCGACCTCATTTTTCTTTGTACTCCGCTAGGAGCTATCAAACCGACTGTAGAACAGTTAATTCCTCATCTCGCGCCCACCACGGTGCTGACGGATGTGGGATCGGTCAAAACGTCTGTGGTGAATACGATTGCTCCGCGCTGGCCAAACTTTGTGGGTGGACACCCGATGGCGGGAACGGCTGAAAGTGGTTTAAATGCGGCGGTGTCCGGCTTGTTTGTAGACCGGCCCTATGTATTAACACCGATCGACTCGACGCCCCAGGCGGCGATTGACCAGGTTACCGCCGTGGTTCAGTCACTCCGCAGCCGCATCTACCATTGTCATCCGGAGGATCACGATCGGGCAGTGGCTTGGATTTCGCACCTACCCGTCATGATTAGTGCAAGTTTGATTGCCGCTTGCCTAAACGAAGATGATCCGATCGTGCTAAAACTGGCGCAGCAGCTAGCTAGTTCTGGGTTTCGAGATACAAGTCGTGTGGGTGGCGGTAATCCAGAATTAGGAGTCATGATGGCAACTTACAATCAGCAAGCGCTACTGCACGCACTGTATTGTTATCGAGACCAATTAGATCAAACCATTCGATCGATTGAAGGAGGAGATTGGACAGAACTAGAAGAACTTCTGATACAAACTCAACAAGCCCGATCGGAATTTTTGCAATAGTAAAGTTTTACAACGGAACGCAGAACCTATGGCATTGCAACTTCTGGGTCCATCGACACGGGAAGTACCGATCGATGCTTGCGCTGAATGCGACGATGATCAAGAATAGCGAGAATGGGAGGAAACCGTAGGATGACTCGATTAGCGGCATCGAGTTCTGCGGCCCATTCTTGACGAGTTTGCTTGCGCTTCGTCCAGTGCACACCCGGACGCAAGTGATGTTCTTGGTGGTAGCCCTCGTTACAAAATAATAAATTATAAAGTTCACCATAATAGCTCGTGGAATTGGCATAGCGGTTTTCTGGAATGCCGCCAAAGTGCTCATAATAATTCTCTAGATGCTCTAAAAACCAACCAAGATAAAAAGTAGGAATAAAAATAACTAGAACATACTGCCACGAGAGGTAGAGGAAGCCGAGCAAACCAAGCATGCACGCTACCAGTTCAACACACAACTGATGTTTTTCGCCTCGCTTAATAATTTCTCTAAAGGCTGCAACTAAATTGGCTCGAAAGATGCCGAGCGCACAGTAAGACCAAACTGGTTCCGGTTCACCCTGTTGACCGTGGGCAAACAAAGAGGTCGGATCGTTCGTGTGACCATATGCATCTTGACGATCGTTAACATAGCGATGATGAAGCAAATGCTCGTAGCGATAGTAGATTTGGGGCAGCCCAATGTTAATCGAATTAATCACCAGATAGAGCTGATTTAACCATTCAGCCTTGAACCAAGGGGTATGAACAAAATTGTGGCTGGCTACGAGACCGTTGTACCAAAACAAGAAAACGCAAAGCGGCAGAAATAACAGGTTTTGTAGCAAGGTGCGATCGTACCACGTTGCCGCTATCCAGACATTGAGGGCTAGCTGAAACAATGTCACGCTCAGCGGAATACTGTCGCGCCAAGTATATTTCCAAAGCATAGTTGTGGGGCACTCTGTGAAGGGTTTGACCGCCCAGCATAACACAGCTTTTAAAGTTGAACGCCAGATATAGAGTTGTTTGTTCTTGCAGTTCCTATATTTAGGGTTCTATAGACAAGGTAGCCGTGAACCGAAGTGTCCTTAACTTGGTGCCCTAAATTACTGTTTCATCGCTACACAGCATAGACAATAGACTGCTACTAAATATAAAAACTTCGTAAAGGTGCAGATAGCAAATGAGCATTTCCACCGAATCGCAGTATGTCGATCGATCCCAATCTGGAGAAGACTATCCCCTTAGTGCAGTTCCTGCCGAATCTCGTAAGTCACTATGGTCATTAGCTCCACTATTGATGGGGTTTACGCTTTACTCGGGCACGTTGTTTGCGGGCGGCTTGGTGGGGCCACAGTTCCGGTTCTTCCCAGACTTGTTAGGTCTGATTCTAGTTGGAAATTTGATTTTGGGAATTTATGCCGCTGGTCTGGCCTATATTGCTGCCAACACCGGACTAACAACGGTTCTAATGTCGCGATTTAGCTTTGGCAACATTGGTTCGCGCTGGGTTGATTTCATTCTGGGGTTCACACAAATTGGTTGGTATGCATGGGGGTCTGCCCTAATTGCCGATTTGCTGAACAAGCTGTTGGGGGTTCCAGAATCCTTAAACTGGTTGACGATTTTGTTCTTCACCTATTTTTTCTGTTGGACAGCCTATATTGGCTATCGGGCGATGGACTGGCTAAGCCGGATTGCCGTCCCCGCGATGCTGATTTTAATGCTTTGGAGTTTGTCGATCGCCGCTGGTCAAGTGGGTGGCTGGCAAGGACTGCAAGCAATCACGCCCCAAGGTGAGATGACGATCGGCGCGGCCCTCACAATTATTGTCGGCACGTTTGTTTCTGGTGGAACCCAAGCCACAAACTGGAGCCGGTTTGCCAATTCTGCAAAAACGGCCACGATTGGCACATTGGCTGCCTTCTTTTTGGCTAATGGCTTTCTGATTTTTACGGGCGCCTTTTGTGCCTTGGTCTACTCTGGCGTCAGCGATGTGGCCGATAGCTCGGACATTGTGCAAGTGATGGCCTATCAAGGGTTGCTGTTTTGGGGCTTAGTGCTGCTGTTCCTCAATATGTGGACAACGCAAGACAACACGATGTATGCCTTTTCAGTGGCAGGAGCACACATGTTTCGCACCAACAAGCGCACATGGTTTGTGTTGGGAGGCGCGACGATTGCCCTAATTTTGGCATGGGCAGGCATTTATGAAGCACTGGTTCCCTATCTAATTTTGTTGGGTACGTTCATTCCTCCAATTGGGGGCATTATCATGGCAGATTTTTGGCTCTACCGTCGGGGTGCATTTCCACCGCTCGATCAACCCCAGCCTGCCTTCAATTGGGCAGGAATTATATCCTATGTTGTGGCTTCGGCCATTGCCTATTTTTCGTCTCAAGCCAATATTGGCATTGCACCTATTAATGGCATAGTGGCGGCGGTTATCATCTACTATGTTTTAGCTAAAGCTTTACCCACCCAGACCTCATAAGGTTACAGCAGTAAATCAGTGTTGCACCTAACCCGCGATCGAGCTAGCCCCGATCGTAAGTTGTTGATTGTCTTTATGACTTCTTTATTTTCTTTTTCTAGCATTAGAAATGAAGCAATTGAAGTCCTCTGCTCTAGCTGTCTCTGTTTCTTTCAGATTTAGCAGAACCGAATGACAGCAGCTTGAGATAGCTTGACAGAATTTGGACTTTCATTGCACACGGCTTTATTTCTAATGGCGATTGCTGCAACTATCCACTATGTCCCTACTTCATCGGCAAGCTCTATCGGTTTTGGAAACCCTCCATCAACAGATACAGACTGTATTAACCGATTTAGCCAATGAGTGTCCACAGTCCACCGTGTGGGTTGCTACGAATGACACAAACTGGATTTCGGAAATTAGAATGCACTACACCGAAACTGAAGTGAAGCTAGACGTTTGGCTATCGGATATTCCCTTTCAAGCATTGGAACTGCATATTTCCCCAGAAACGGCTGTGATTCGTGCCAAATCATTGTTGGATATGGTAGAGGGCTTTTTTAGTGCCGAGCACCTCGAAGGCATCATTCCCTTTCCTGTGGCGGTTCATCCAGAAACGGTGAATGCCAGTCTTCAACACAATTTATTATCACTGACGTTGCCTAAATCTGGTCAAATTGAGCGCCAGCGCCTTTTGGTTCGCTTCAACCAAGTGCTTGATCTGTCTCAATCTTCTTCGGTGATGCGCCGATCGCTCACGTTTAAAGGGGCTAAATCTTAGGCAGGTAATTAACAGGTAATTAATAAGTGCAATGAAGTGCAGTCCTTTATTGGCTTTAAACTAAATGGGTTTGCACCGTCTCAATCAATTCACTAAATCTGAAGGGTTTGGATAGATAGGCTTTGATGGTTTGATAGGTTTGGATAGATGGCTCAGGGGGTAGAACCTGAGCACTAACAATAATTACAGGCAGCGAGCAATGAGATTGCTGTAATTCGTCAAGCACAGCCCATCCATTTTTATCGGGCAGACCCAAATCTAATAGCAGCAAATCAAACCGATCGGCTTGCAGCTTTTGTAAGGCTTCGGCACCCGTACTAGCAACTTCAACGGTGTATCCATTTTTTAACAGACCCTTTGCAATAAAAGCAGCGATGCGGGGTTCATCTTCAGCAATTAAAATTTGGTTCATTGAAGTGCCATGACATCAGAAAGGTGTCTCCGCCTAGGAGCGGAATATGTCGAATTGATCAGGACGGATCTATCAAGTTAACTTGCCCCCAGCATTGAACCACTTCTTCATTCCCAAGTGAAGAAATCGAGATTGCTCGTCTCATGAGTTAGATGAATTGATTCGTATATTAATTCATGCAATCTAAATAGCAATAATGTTCTGAACAAATATTCTGAATTTCTCAGATTTGAAAACAGAAACGACCATACAGATCTTGCAATTCATAGCTAATCTAGATTCTAGATCGCCGAGCGCTATTTTGAATAGATTTCAGATGAAACTTTGATAAGAAAATTCTCATCCGACTCGTAAGTATGGTTTCGTTTCTCTCGACTTCCTACGATCGCATTCGATAACCAACACCCCGTACAGTTTCGATTAAATCATCTCCTAATTTTTTACGTAAATACCCAACATATACATCTACAATATTAGAGCCAGGATCATAGTCATAGCCCCAAACATGATTCAATAACTGTTCTCGGCTCATCACTTGATCGGGATGACGCAAGAAAGTTTCAGCCAGGGTAAATTCACGAGCCGATAATTCAACCGATCGATCGCCAATATATACTCGTCGAGTTCGTAGATCGAGACGTAGATTCTGCCGTTGCAAAACCATATCTGATTGCGCAGATGCCATTGAATTTTTATTAGTGCGTAGCCGTACTCGCACCCGCGCTAGCAGTTCATCAAAGTGAAAAGGTTTAGTGACATAATCATCTGCACCGTGCTCTAGTCCATTCACTTTGTCATTCACATCATCTCGTGCCGTTAAGATAATTATAGGCTTTTGAAAGCCTTGCCCTCTCAATTCTTCCAGTACCAGCAATCCATCTTTGCCAGGCAATCCCAGATCTAGAATTATGAGATCAAACTCATCTTCGATGGCGAAGCGGATCGCGGCTTGTCCGTCTTGAACGATGGCTGTGATAAACCCGTTTGCCCGAAATCCTTTTTCTAGAAAAGCGGCAATTCGAGGTTCGTCTTCAACAATAAGAATTCGATTCATCAAAACAACCTCGCAATAGGGGGTTCTAAAGGTAAAACTAGTGTGAAGGTGGAGCCAACCCCGACCTGACTCACCAACTCAACACGACCACCATGCGCCTCTGTAATGGCTTGAACAATCGCCAATCCTAAGCCAGCCCCATCCGATCGTCGTTGACGGTTACTGGCACGAGCAAAGCGCTCAAAAATTCGTTCTTGATCGAAAGGAGCAATGCCTTCGCCCGTATCGCGAACCCAAAGCTGTACTTCTCGTCTTCCGATACTTGCTCCAATTTCAATTAAATCAGAGGGCCGAGTGGATTGAATTGCATTTTGGATCAGGTTCAACATAGCTCCGGTCAAGCGCTGACGATCGCCCCTCATTTGCCCTTGCCCTAAACATTTAAGCTGCCAATTTCGATTGTCAAATGATGAACTTTTCAACGTTTG
This genomic interval carries:
- a CDS encoding prephenate/arogenate dehydrogenase; this translates as MKIGVIGLGLIGGSLAIDLRALGHTILGVSRRSETCAQAVAQQIVDKASPDLALMKAADLIFLCTPLGAIKPTVEQLIPHLAPTTVLTDVGSVKTSVVNTIAPRWPNFVGGHPMAGTAESGLNAAVSGLFVDRPYVLTPIDSTPQAAIDQVTAVVQSLRSRIYHCHPEDHDRAVAWISHLPVMISASLIAACLNEDDPIVLKLAQQLASSGFRDTSRVGGGNPELGVMMATYNQQALLHALYCYRDQLDQTIRSIEGGDWTELEELLIQTQQARSEFLQ
- a CDS encoding fatty acid desaturase family protein yields the protein MLWKYTWRDSIPLSVTLFQLALNVWIAATWYDRTLLQNLLFLPLCVFLFWYNGLVASHNFVHTPWFKAEWLNQLYLVINSINIGLPQIYYRYEHLLHHRYVNDRQDAYGHTNDPTSLFAHGQQGEPEPVWSYCALGIFRANLVAAFREIIKRGEKHQLCVELVACMLGLLGFLYLSWQYVLVIFIPTFYLGWFLEHLENYYEHFGGIPENRYANSTSYYGELYNLLFCNEGYHQEHHLRPGVHWTKRKQTRQEWAAELDAANRVILRFPPILAILDHRRIQRKHRSVLPVSMDPEVAMP
- the codB gene encoding cytosine permease, which translates into the protein MSISTESQYVDRSQSGEDYPLSAVPAESRKSLWSLAPLLMGFTLYSGTLFAGGLVGPQFRFFPDLLGLILVGNLILGIYAAGLAYIAANTGLTTVLMSRFSFGNIGSRWVDFILGFTQIGWYAWGSALIADLLNKLLGVPESLNWLTILFFTYFFCWTAYIGYRAMDWLSRIAVPAMLILMLWSLSIAAGQVGGWQGLQAITPQGEMTIGAALTIIVGTFVSGGTQATNWSRFANSAKTATIGTLAAFFLANGFLIFTGAFCALVYSGVSDVADSSDIVQVMAYQGLLFWGLVLLFLNMWTTQDNTMYAFSVAGAHMFRTNKRTWFVLGGATIALILAWAGIYEALVPYLILLGTFIPPIGGIIMADFWLYRRGAFPPLDQPQPAFNWAGIISYVVASAIAYFSSQANIGIAPINGIVAAVIIYYVLAKALPTQTS
- a CDS encoding Hsp20/alpha crystallin family protein, encoding MSLLHRQALSVLETLHQQIQTVLTDLANECPQSTVWVATNDTNWISEIRMHYTETEVKLDVWLSDIPFQALELHISPETAVIRAKSLLDMVEGFFSAEHLEGIIPFPVAVHPETVNASLQHNLLSLTLPKSGQIERQRLLVRFNQVLDLSQSSSVMRRSLTFKGAKS
- a CDS encoding response regulator transcription factor, with the translated sequence MNQILIAEDEPRIAAFIAKGLLKNGYTVEVASTGAEALQKLQADRFDLLLLDLGLPDKNGWAVLDELQQSHCSLPVIIVSAQVLPPEPSIQTYQTIKAYLSKPFRFSELIETVQTHLV
- a CDS encoding response regulator transcription factor — encoded protein: MNRILIVEDEPRIAAFLEKGFRANGFITAIVQDGQAAIRFAIEDEFDLIILDLGLPGKDGLLVLEELRGQGFQKPIIILTARDDVNDKVNGLEHGADDYVTKPFHFDELLARVRVRLRTNKNSMASAQSDMVLQRQNLRLDLRTRRVYIGDRSVELSAREFTLAETFLRHPDQVMSREQLLNHVWGYDYDPGSNIVDVYVGYLRKKLGDDLIETVRGVGYRMRS